From Aedes albopictus strain Foshan chromosome 1, AalbF5, whole genome shotgun sequence, one genomic window encodes:
- the LOC109433013 gene encoding mitotic spindle assembly checkpoint protein MAD2A — MATSTQNAITLKGSAAIITEYLNYGINSILFQRGIYPPEQFTSVQQYGLTILMSKDEKIIAFLQNVLCQVQDWLARNEVEKISMVITNVHTKEVLECWDFKVQNEPGDGPKIDPANPTSSKELKKIQAEIRDVMRQIAATISYLPLIEYICTFDVLIHTLKNTDVPEKWNETGDVQIQNAQTVQLKSFSTGLHKLDTIVNYKMTD; from the exons ATGGCAACCAGCACTCAAAATGCAATCACCCTCAAAGGATCGGCTGCCATCATAACGGAATATCTGA ATTACGGCATCAACTCGATCCTGTTCCAGCGGGGAATCTACCCTCCGGAGCAGTTCACCAGCGTGCAGCAGTACGGTCTCACAATCCTGATGTCCAAGGACGAAAAGATCATTGCCTTCCTGCAGAACGTCCTCTGCCAGGTGCAGGATTGGTTGGCACGGAACGAGGTGGAAAAGATATCCATGGTCATCACCAACGTGCATACCAAGGAAGTGCTGGAGTGTTGGGATTTCAAGGTGCAAAACGAGCCGGGCGATGGGCCTAAGATCGATCCGGCCAATCCGACCTCGTCCAAGGAGCTGAAAAAGATCCAGGCGGAAATCCGGGACGTGATGAGACAAATTGCCGCCACGATCAGCTATCTGCCGCTCATCGAGTACATTTGCACCTTTGATGTATTGATCCACACGCTGAAGAATACGGACGTGCCGGAGAAGTGGAACGAAACCGGAGACGTGCAGATCCAGAATGCACAGACCGTGCAGTTGAAGTCGTTCTCCACCGGGCTGCACAAACTGGACACGATTGTTAACTATAAGATGACAGATTAG
- the LOC115269546 gene encoding acyl-CoA-binding domain-containing protein 6 isoform X1, which produces MSDLEDEVDLLEEEFTRATKFIEGSHDQFEQKHLLKFYGFYKQATSGKCNVPKPGIFNISGRAKWSAWNELGTLTREAAMQGYIQHLSSLKPEWNQHGDGDGFKPKGTSWVSVSTFAQEEDDLEAGEKTIIDFIKEGNLEEVRKAVTSDEIEAVINELDDEGLGMIHWAADRGNIDILQLITKVPAANVNLRDSGGQTALHYASSCGNHQCVRLLVDSGADRTVPDDEGETCLDVAFDDEIKAMLM; this is translated from the coding sequence ATGTCTGATTTGGAAGACGAAGTAGACTTGCTGGAGGAGGAATTTACGAGGGCGACGAAGTTTATCGAGGGGAGTCATGATCAATTCGAGCAAAAGCATCTGCTGAAGTTCTACGGGTTCTATAAGCAAGCGACTAGTGGAAAGTGTAATGTGCCGAAGCCGGGGATATTCAATATTTCCGGTCGGGCCAAATGGTCAGCCTGGAACGAGCTAGGAACTTTGACCAGAGAAGCAGCCATGCAGGGGTACATCCAGCATTTAAGTAGTTTGAAGCCGGAGTGGAATCAGCACGGCGACGGCGATGGGTTCAAACCCAAAGGGACGTCGTGGGTATCAGTTTCGACCTTTGCCCAGGAAGAGGATGATCTCGAAGCGGGGGAGAAAACCATAATTGACTTTATCAAAGAAGGCAATCTGGAGGAAGTGAGGAAAGCAGTAACCagtgatgaaattgaggcggtcATCAATGAACTGGACGATGAAGGCCTGGGGATGATCCACTGGGCTGCCGACCGAGGGAATATCGATATTCTCCAGTTGATCACCAAAGTGCCTGCGGCCAATGTTAATCTGCGGGATTCCGGCGGACAAACTGCCCTCCATTATGCATCGAGCTGTGGAAATCACCAATGTGTGCGGTTGCTGGTGGATTCCGGAGCGGATAGGACCGTGCCAGACGACGAGGGAGAAACCTGTTTGGATGTGGCTTTCGATGACGAAATTAAAGCGATGCTGATGTGA
- the LOC115269546 gene encoding SRA stem-loop-interacting RNA-binding protein, mitochondrial isoform X2 — MASGAAAAATSRSLKIFVGNLPWTVGHRELRNYFGQFGKISWAQVIFDRRTGVSKGYGFVSFQKRTALENLDKKQKHVLEQSPIFYQQSE, encoded by the coding sequence ATGGCCTCTGGagctgccgccgccgccacatCGCGTTCGCTGAAAATCTTCGTCGGAAACCTGCCCTGGACAGTGGGACACCGGGAGTTGCGTAACTATTTTGGCCAGTTCGGCAAAATCAGCTGGGCTCAAGTGATCTTCGACCGTCGCACCGGTGTGTCCAAGGGATACGGATTCGTGTCGTTCCAGAAGCGGACGGCGCTCGAAAATCTGGACAAGAAGCAGAAGCATGTGCTAGAACAGTCGCCGATTTTCTACCAACAGTCGGAATAA